A genome region from Patescibacteria group bacterium includes the following:
- the gyrB gene encoding DNA topoisomerase (ATP-hydrolyzing) subunit B yields MVSAQKQNLSASYRARDITVLEGLEPVQRRPGMYIGSTGVNGLHHLIWEVLDNSIDEAMAGYCDRIEIILEAHNIITVRDNGRGIPVEKHHQTKKSALETVMTMLHAGGKFGSGSYKVSGGLHGVGVSVVNALSKWLKAEVHRDGGIYRQEYERGKPKNKVRKMGASDDTGTVISFEPDWEIFDKGVQFSWNTILKHARQQAYLTKRVRIIIRDERRKSKRKKYQFYFEGGIKSYVYFLNQGKEIKNEKIFYAEKEVEGVNVEIALQYFEGYKEHIFTFANNIHTIEGGAHLTGFRASLTRVLNDYGRKNNYLKEKEDNLSGDDVREGLTAVVSVKLKNPQFEGQTKAKLGNAEVRGIVDNVLGEAFTEYLESNSKDAEMILGKCVLTAQARRAARAARETVIRKGVLDGLTLPGKLADCSSRDSSKSELYLVEGDSAGGSAKQGRDRRFQAILPLRGKILNVEKARIEKMLKNNEIRTLITALGTGLGEQFDLSRLRYDRVIIMTDADVDGAHIRTLLLTLFYRYFEEIIKKGHLYVAQPPLYRIQKGSRVEYAYTDQDKAEILDNLNKDKIAKGKIENSEAPSGEIAVGVEAEGEERRKGNVRIQRYKGLGEMNPEQLWETTMNPENRVMWQIKLEDAEDADQAFETLMGIEVAPRKKFIQTHAKKVKNLDI; encoded by the coding sequence ATGGTTTCTGCTCAAAAACAAAATTTATCCGCTTCTTATCGCGCTCGCGACATTACCGTCTTGGAAGGTTTGGAGCCGGTGCAGAGGCGGCCGGGGATGTATATTGGTTCTACGGGAGTGAACGGCTTGCATCATCTGATTTGGGAGGTATTGGATAATTCCATTGATGAAGCAATGGCTGGCTATTGTGATCGGATTGAGATAATTTTAGAAGCGCACAATATTATCACCGTCCGAGATAATGGGCGAGGCATTCCGGTGGAGAAGCATCATCAGACTAAAAAATCGGCTTTGGAGACGGTGATGACGATGTTGCACGCCGGCGGTAAGTTTGGCAGTGGAAGTTACAAGGTGTCTGGAGGCTTGCATGGCGTGGGTGTTTCGGTGGTGAATGCCCTTTCCAAATGGCTCAAAGCGGAGGTGCATCGCGATGGCGGCATTTACAGGCAAGAATACGAACGTGGCAAACCAAAAAATAAGGTGCGTAAAATGGGCGCGAGCGATGATACGGGGACCGTTATTAGCTTTGAGCCTGATTGGGAGATTTTTGATAAAGGGGTGCAATTCTCTTGGAACACAATCCTAAAGCACGCGCGTCAACAGGCTTATCTGACTAAAAGGGTGCGCATTATTATTCGTGATGAGCGAAGAAAGTCCAAGAGAAAAAAATATCAATTTTATTTTGAGGGCGGCATCAAATCATATGTTTATTTTTTGAACCAAGGGAAAGAAATTAAAAATGAAAAGATATTTTATGCAGAAAAAGAGGTAGAGGGAGTAAACGTGGAGATTGCCCTGCAATATTTTGAGGGTTATAAAGAGCACATTTTTACTTTCGCGAATAACATTCATACCATTGAAGGCGGGGCGCATTTGACGGGTTTCCGCGCCAGTTTGACTCGGGTTTTGAATGATTACGGTCGGAAGAATAATTATTTGAAGGAAAAAGAGGATAACTTGAGCGGAGATGATGTGCGCGAGGGCTTAACCGCGGTGGTCAGTGTCAAATTAAAAAATCCACAGTTTGAAGGTCAGACTAAGGCAAAATTGGGCAACGCGGAGGTGCGCGGGATAGTGGATAATGTTTTAGGCGAAGCCTTCACTGAATATCTGGAAAGCAATTCTAAAGACGCGGAGATGATTTTAGGGAAGTGTGTCCTAACCGCGCAGGCACGGCGCGCCGCCCGCGCCGCCCGCGAAACCGTGATTCGCAAAGGGGTTTTAGACGGTTTAACTCTGCCTGGAAAATTAGCTGATTGTTCTTCGCGCGACTCCAGCAAGTCCGAACTTTATTTAGTTGAGGGTGATAGCGCTGGCGGTAGCGCCAAGCAGGGTCGCGACCGTCGTTTTCAGGCGATTCTGCCTCTGCGAGGCAAGATTTTAAATGTGGAGAAAGCGCGCATAGAAAAGATGCTCAAAAATAACGAAATCCGCACCTTGATCACCGCTCTCGGCACAGGCTTGGGCGAACAATTTGATTTGTCGCGTCTGCGCTATGATCGGGTTATTATTATGACTGATGCTGATGTTGATGGCGCCCACATTCGAACTTTATTGCTTACTCTTTTTTACCGTTATTTTGAAGAAATTATTAAGAAAGGGCATCTTTATGTGGCTCAGCCGCCTCTTTATCGCATTCAAAAAGGATCGCGGGTAGAATATGCTTATACTGATCAGGATAAAGCAGAGATTTTAGATAATTTAAACAAGGATAAGATCGCGAAAGGCAAGATAGAGAACTCTGAAGCGCCGAGCGGAGAAATCGCGGTAGGCGTAGAGGCCGAGGGTGAAGAGCGGCGCAAAGGAAACGTACGCATCCAGCGTTATAAAGGATTGGGCGAGATGAACCCCGAGCAACTATGGGAGACCACGATGAACCCGGAGAATAGGGTAATGTGGCAGATCAAACTTGAAGATGCTGAAGATGCCGATCAGGCCTTTGAGACTTTAATGGGTATAGAGGTGGCGCCGCGCAAAAAATTTATCCAAACCCACGCGAAAAAAGTAAAAAATCTGGATATTTAG
- the pheT gene encoding phenylalanine--tRNA ligase subunit beta gives MNILIPHNWLLEYCKTNLKPQEIASRVSLCGVSVEKVEKVSSRVSGGKPEYIYDIEVTSNRPDMLSVIGIAREVAAILKEKLVVPKILAVSTLVSFSKNLEIEILEPALCPRYLGILLEDVEIGPSPEGIALRLEQAGLRPINNVVDITNYVMLEYGQPLHAFDADRLDTQKGIPQIIVRRARRGEKITTLDDQTFELKDNMLVIADAKSSIALAGIKGGKKAEVTLQTKRIILECANFNPISIRQTSRALSLQTDASARFEKGLSPLGLEVPFSRALDLLQKFTRGNIASRAVDVYPKKFVRKKIEFDPVSARRLLGEDIPRPRAIAILEGLGFQAKTEKGKTIVSVPAWRYYDTGEEEDLVEEIARIYGYHRLRGKLLDTRIPEEIRPCEFLWEEKAKDMLVGAGLTEVYTYSFVGKDLLAKCGFETDDNLKVTNPLSQEFEYLRRDLLPSLLNVAKENRQKTEEVKIFELARIYLGGDHVLPREERHLVGLWWQKNGKTALFYQMKAVVENLLHSLGVRDLSWKEGGGKLVAPLGSAEISAAGRDVGFLGIVKPAIASNFKLKEPVLVFDLNFEDLFKDFSSHKTYQSLPKYPAVGFDLSIVVSEETLWQEVENKIKVSGGKLVSEVRFLEAYHGKQISKGKKGLFLRIVYRSAKRSLKEEEAKAIHQKIINGLKNRFGAIIREG, from the coding sequence ATGAATATTTTAATTCCCCACAACTGGCTTTTGGAATATTGTAAAACCAATCTTAAACCCCAAGAGATTGCCTCTCGGGTTTCTCTTTGCGGGGTTTCGGTGGAAAAGGTGGAAAAAGTATCTTCTAGAGTGAGCGGCGGAAAGCCGGAATATATTTATGATATTGAAGTGACTTCTAATCGGCCGGATATGCTATCCGTTATTGGCATTGCCCGCGAGGTAGCGGCAATCTTAAAGGAAAAGTTGGTTGTGCCCAAGATTCTCGCTGTCTCCACGTTAGTGTCTTTCTCAAAAAATTTAGAGATTGAAATTTTAGAGCCTGCCCTTTGCCCGCGCTATTTAGGCATTCTTTTGGAGGATGTGGAGATAGGACCTTCACCCGAGGGTATTGCCTTAAGGTTAGAGCAAGCAGGTTTGCGGCCGATTAATAATGTGGTTGATATCACTAATTATGTGATGCTGGAATATGGTCAGCCTTTGCATGCCTTTGACGCGGATCGGCTGGATACCCAAAAGGGGATTCCTCAAATTATCGTGCGCAGAGCGCGCCGCGGCGAGAAGATTACCACCTTGGATGACCAGACCTTTGAATTAAAAGATAATATGCTTGTCATTGCCGACGCCAAAAGTTCGATTGCTCTTGCCGGCATCAAAGGCGGCAAGAAAGCAGAGGTGACGCTTCAGACGAAAAGGATTATTTTGGAATGCGCGAATTTCAACCCGATTTCCATTCGCCAAACTTCGCGCGCATTATCCCTGCAGACTGATGCTTCGGCGCGTTTTGAAAAGGGTCTTTCTCCTTTGGGTTTAGAGGTGCCTTTCAGCCGCGCTCTTGATCTTCTTCAGAAATTTACGCGGGGCAATATAGCAAGCCGCGCTGTAGATGTTTACCCCAAGAAATTTGTTCGGAAGAAAATAGAATTTGATCCCGTGAGCGCTAGGAGATTGCTTGGAGAGGATATTCCGCGCCCTCGCGCCATTGCGATTTTAGAGGGGCTTGGTTTTCAGGCTAAAACAGAGAAGGGTAAGACTATCGTTTCCGTGCCAGCGTGGCGGTACTATGACACGGGAGAAGAAGAAGATTTGGTGGAAGAGATTGCGCGGATTTATGGTTACCATAGATTGCGAGGCAAATTATTGGATACACGTATTCCGGAAGAGATTAGACCTTGCGAATTTCTGTGGGAGGAGAAAGCCAAAGATATGCTGGTCGGCGCAGGTCTTACCGAGGTTTATACCTATTCTTTTGTGGGCAAAGATCTGCTTGCGAAATGCGGCTTTGAGACAGATGATAATCTTAAAGTGACAAATCCTTTATCGCAAGAATTTGAATATTTGCGTCGGGATCTATTGCCTAGTCTTCTGAATGTAGCCAAAGAGAATCGGCAGAAGACAGAGGAAGTTAAAATTTTTGAACTTGCCAGAATTTATTTAGGAGGAGACCATGTTTTGCCTCGCGAAGAGCGGCATCTTGTCGGTTTGTGGTGGCAAAAAAATGGTAAAACCGCTCTCTTTTATCAAATGAAGGCTGTGGTGGAGAACTTGCTCCATAGTTTGGGGGTGCGCGATTTGAGTTGGAAAGAGGGAGGGGGAAAACTGGTGGCTCCCTTGGGGAGCGCCGAAATTAGCGCGGCGGGACGAGATGTTGGTTTCTTGGGCATAGTGAAACCGGCGATCGCTTCCAACTTTAAGCTTAAAGAGCCGGTTTTGGTTTTTGATCTCAATTTTGAAGATTTATTCAAAGATTTTTCCAGCCACAAGACATATCAGTCTTTACCCAAATATCCAGCAGTGGGATTTGACTTAAGTATTGTGGTGTCGGAAGAGACTTTGTGGCAAGAGGTGGAAAATAAAATTAAAGTGAGCGGCGGTAAGCTTGTGAGCGAGGTGCGGTTTTTAGAAGCCTATCATGGTAAACAAATTAGTAAAGGAAAGAAGGGATTGTTCTTGCGCATTGTGTATCGTTCCGCAAAAAGGAGTTTAAAAGAAGAAGAAGCCAAGGCGATTCATCAAAAAATCATTAATGGTTTGAAGAATAGGTTTGGGGCGATCATCAGAGAGGGTTAA
- the pheS gene encoding phenylalanine--tRNA ligase subunit alpha, with protein MAFKLREKLEAIKSKALLDLLAIQSNVQLESFRVKYLGRKGELAEALKGIKDLPASEKPEAGQFANRVKRDLETAFQDKRKAVGSSNARIFIDITQPSRKMGRGHLHLVTQAIREIERIFLDIGFVRRRYPEVETDYYAFEALNMPSGHPARDEWETFFLQNPKLKTKSSQKIVLTPHTSSGQVREMENHPLPIRMMNISKCYRRQIDINHVPMFHQFEGLVVDQGIQFVHLKGVLEYFCREFFGEKRKIRLRPFHFRFTEPSFEVDVTCGLCGGKGCRYCKQGWSELGGAGMVHPNVLRAGGQDPESVTGFAFGWGVERCYLMKEGLLIPDLRMFYQNDLRFLEQF; from the coding sequence ATGGCATTTAAATTAAGAGAAAAATTAGAAGCAATCAAAAGCAAAGCTTTATTAGATCTTCTCGCTATTCAATCCAATGTTCAATTGGAATCTTTCCGCGTCAAATATCTAGGTCGCAAAGGAGAGTTGGCAGAGGCGTTAAAAGGAATTAAAGATTTGCCTGCCTCGGAAAAACCGGAAGCAGGGCAATTCGCTAACCGCGTAAAACGTGATTTAGAGACAGCATTTCAAGATAAAAGAAAGGCGGTAGGTAGTTCTAATGCCCGGATTTTTATTGATATTACGCAGCCCAGTAGAAAAATGGGGAGGGGACACCTGCATCTTGTTACCCAAGCGATTCGGGAGATTGAGAGAATATTTTTAGATATTGGTTTTGTGAGGCGGCGTTATCCCGAAGTGGAGACTGATTATTACGCCTTTGAAGCCTTAAATATGCCCTCTGGGCATCCCGCGCGTGATGAATGGGAAACCTTCTTTTTGCAAAACCCAAAATTGAAGACAAAGAGCAGTCAAAAAATTGTTCTTACCCCTCATACCTCTTCGGGTCAGGTGCGGGAGATGGAAAACCATCCTTTGCCGATTCGGATGATGAATATTTCCAAATGTTATAGAAGGCAGATTGATATTAATCATGTGCCAATGTTCCATCAATTTGAAGGTCTGGTTGTGGATCAGGGGATTCAATTCGTGCATTTAAAGGGTGTTTTGGAATATTTCTGTCGGGAATTTTTTGGTGAAAAGCGCAAAATTAGGTTGCGGCCTTTTCATTTCCGTTTCACCGAGCCTTCTTTTGAAGTGGATGTTACCTGCGGTTTATGCGGGGGAAAAGGTTGCCGCTATTGCAAACAGGGTTGGTCGGAATTGGGCGGCGCTGGGATGGTGCACCCCAATGTGTTGCGCGCCGGAGGCCAAGACCCCGAGAGTGTGACAGGTTTTGCTTTTGGTTGGGGCGTAGAAAGGTGCTATTTAATGAAGGAAGGTTTGCTGATTCCGGATTTGAGAATGTTTTATCAGAATGATTTAAGGTTTTTAGAACAATTTTGA
- a CDS encoding DUF2127 domain-containing protein, with translation MSKEKKLNSKAAVHKAFSIGIFLKGVNGFLETIGGGLLFVIKPAAINRFILLWTQGELVEDPQDIIAHYLVNFARNFSLNTQIFSAIYLFSHGVIKIFLVVALFERKLWAYPLAIFFFFLFILYQIYRFSYDHSFWLVLLTVFDIVIIVLTYLEYRELKKAEGRSGSSV, from the coding sequence ATGAGCAAAGAAAAAAAATTAAACTCAAAAGCGGCCGTTCATAAAGCCTTCAGCATTGGTATTTTTTTAAAAGGCGTTAATGGATTTTTAGAGACCATTGGCGGGGGGTTGCTCTTTGTTATTAAACCAGCGGCGATCAACCGCTTTATTTTGTTATGGACTCAAGGCGAACTTGTTGAAGATCCCCAGGATATTATTGCTCACTATCTTGTTAATTTTGCTCGGAATTTTTCTTTGAACACGCAAATCTTTAGCGCTATTTATCTTTTTTCTCATGGCGTGATCAAAATTTTCTTAGTTGTTGCTTTATTCGAACGAAAGCTTTGGGCTTACCCCTTGGCGATATTTTTTTTCTTTCTTTTTATTCTGTACCAGATTTATCGGTTTAGCTACGATCATTCATTTTGGCTGGTGTTGCTGACCGTTTTTGACATCGTAATTATTGTTTTGACCTATTTAGAATATCGTGAGCTAAAAAAGGCAGAGGGACGCTCCGGTAGTTCAGTTTAA
- a CDS encoding DUF3795 domain-containing protein: MPKNIAFCGLDCGACLAFIATKNNDNELRKKTAAEWTARHQMKGSQEPPVQPKEINCRGCLSKGPLYAHCRECAVRICGLGRGLKNCKDCPEYRCAKLTELQSHLF; this comes from the coding sequence ATGCCAAAAAATATTGCTTTCTGCGGTTTGGATTGCGGCGCGTGCCTTGCGTTTATTGCTACCAAAAATAATGATAATGAACTGCGGAAGAAGACAGCCGCCGAGTGGACGGCGCGGCATCAGATGAAAGGCAGTCAAGAACCGCCGGTTCAGCCCAAAGAGATTAATTGCCGTGGTTGTCTGTCCAAGGGGCCTTTGTATGCCCACTGCCGCGAGTGCGCGGTGAGGATTTGCGGTTTGGGTAGAGGTTTGAAAAATTGCAAAGACTGCCCTGAATACAGGTGCGCCAAACTTACAGAGCTGCAGAGTCATTTATTTTAA
- a CDS encoding WxcM-like domain-containing protein — MIEKIATIKEKGGIELNDVDALSLPVSKQETDLAILFEIPERKSSEKPGRILQMIWDKRFPLVKGMAGAYMYTVTITSGGARPGNHYHKKRKEIYFVLSGIVEVFLENIATRKQQRCSLGDKPQALYIKPGVAHVVVPHAEHSILLVVADSPNSDGDEFGYEISKQTLTDTA, encoded by the coding sequence TTGATAGAAAAAATTGCAACAATTAAAGAAAAGGGAGGGATTGAGTTGAATGATGTTGATGCTTTGTCTTTACCTGTATCTAAACAAGAAACTGATTTGGCAATACTGTTTGAAATCCCTGAGCGTAAAAGTTCGGAAAAACCAGGACGGATTTTGCAAATGATTTGGGATAAAAGATTCCCCCTTGTTAAAGGAATGGCAGGCGCTTATATGTATACTGTAACGATAACATCGGGAGGCGCAAGACCGGGCAACCATTACCACAAAAAAAGAAAAGAGATTTATTTTGTTCTTTCGGGTATAGTTGAAGTGTTCTTGGAAAATATTGCAACAAGAAAACAACAGAGATGTTCCTTGGGTGATAAGCCGCAAGCGCTTTACATTAAACCGGGAGTCGCGCATGTAGTAGTTCCTCATGCAGAGCATTCTATCCTGTTGGTGGTAGCTGACAGTCCGAATTCGGATGGAGATGAATTTGGATATGAGATATCTAAGCAGACTTTAACTGATACCGCTTAA
- a CDS encoding MBL fold metallo-hydrolase, producing the protein MPAIKILVQGYAKEKKGVEFASSTATLIQEKNVNIVVDPGMDRKSLLKALKREKLSPEKIHYVILTHYHLDHALLTAIFRKAQVWDDSNVYSWDGKIGEHRGKIPGMDVKLIRTPGHDPFHCSVLVKTKEWGKVVIAGDLFWWQAGQKQETDEVSLINHKDPYMKDARALRKSRQRIIGIADYIIPGHGKMFKVPDK; encoded by the coding sequence ATGCCCGCAATTAAAATTTTAGTCCAAGGTTATGCCAAAGAAAAAAAAGGAGTGGAATTTGCCTCCTCAACCGCCACTTTAATTCAGGAGAAGAACGTTAATATTGTCGTGGATCCGGGTATGGACAGGAAATCCCTGCTAAAAGCTTTAAAGCGCGAAAAACTTTCTCCAGAAAAGATCCATTATGTTATTTTAACCCACTATCATTTAGACCACGCTCTTTTAACCGCTATTTTTCGGAAAGCGCAAGTTTGGGACGACAGTAATGTTTATTCCTGGGATGGCAAGATAGGAGAACACAGAGGGAAAATTCCGGGTATGGATGTTAAACTCATCAGAACGCCGGGGCACGATCCCTTTCATTGTTCGGTTTTAGTGAAGACAAAGGAATGGGGCAAAGTGGTCATTGCCGGTGATCTTTTTTGGTGGCAGGCAGGGCAAAAGCAAGAAACTGACGAGGTAAGCTTAATTAACCACAAGGATCCCTATATGAAGGACGCAAGGGCATTGAGAAAAAGTCGGCAAAGAATCATAGGGATAGCAGATTATATTATTCCTGGACATGGAAAAATGTTCAAAGTGCCAGATAAATAA
- a CDS encoding CPBP family glutamic-type intramembrane protease: MNTQNQDENTSLLASFLHFIIHPSYQIRLIQKKTRAKFWDVFKLWSFAILIAMVLGIVITVLLNLAGYDEKNHLLTQFILERKIFLLFLFAAFWAPLAEEMTFRLGLRYSPYKLGFSLVFLLMLVCDYLFSRVFKLLPPWVFDLTSWRGLVFYFSFILIVGFLLSSVLKKFVKQSRAEKFYARNFQWIYYGSSLIFASLHIFNYTKLSQIWFLIPLLVTPQFFLGLVLGFVRIRYGFSWAVLNHFIHNALSLLPLLILGFLSEDLRNVLLHQNALEMKSIGAHDSVILMLGGFAFSLISLLVLVALIFLFSEYYHQKKRRLA, from the coding sequence ATGAACACTCAAAATCAGGATGAAAATACCAGTCTTCTCGCGTCCTTTTTGCATTTCATTATTCATCCCAGTTATCAAATCCGCCTGATTCAAAAGAAAACACGAGCCAAATTTTGGGACGTTTTTAAGCTTTGGTCTTTCGCCATCTTAATTGCTATGGTTTTGGGCATTGTGATTACGGTTTTGCTGAACCTTGCCGGTTATGACGAAAAAAATCATTTACTGACGCAGTTTATTTTAGAAAGGAAGATTTTTTTATTATTTTTATTTGCCGCATTTTGGGCGCCTTTGGCGGAAGAGATGACTTTTCGGCTGGGGCTTCGCTACTCTCCTTACAAATTAGGTTTTTCTCTTGTTTTCCTTCTGATGTTGGTTTGTGATTATTTATTTTCGCGGGTTTTCAAATTGCTCCCGCCGTGGGTTTTTGATTTAACTTCCTGGCGTGGTCTTGTCTTCTATTTTTCCTTCATTTTAATAGTTGGTTTTCTTTTAAGTTCCGTTTTGAAAAAGTTTGTGAAGCAAAGCCGCGCGGAAAAATTTTACGCGAGAAATTTTCAATGGATATATTATGGCTCCAGCTTGATTTTCGCCTCATTACATATTTTTAACTACACAAAATTGAGCCAGATTTGGTTTCTTATTCCGCTGCTGGTTACCCCCCAGTTTTTCTTAGGATTAGTGCTTGGTTTTGTGCGGATCCGCTATGGTTTTTCTTGGGCGGTCTTGAACCACTTCATCCATAATGCCTTAAGCCTGCTGCCGCTTTTAATTTTAGGGTTTCTATCCGAAGATTTAAGAAATGTTTTGCTTCATCAGAATGCGTTGGAAATGAAGAGCATCGGCGCTCATGATTCAGTAATCTTAATGCTTGGCGGTTTCGCTTTTAGTTTAATTAGTCTGTTGGTTCTGGTGGCTTTGATTTTCCTTTTCAGCGAATATTATCATCAAAAGAAGCGCAGACTTGCCTGA